DNA from Biomphalaria glabrata chromosome 14, xgBioGlab47.1, whole genome shotgun sequence:
aagcgctctgagcatgcaataagcatgaatgtagcgctatataaaagctctaaatataaaatagataATGCGATGCATTGTGTATTATTTATCTTTTCAGCCTAACATTACTGATAATCAAATGAAGTTCCACACTAGGCAGCAAAGTCTAAAGGTACGCTACTGCAATGCAGTTTATTGtctgttttgtttaaattatagcCTATGACAAgaacccatccatccatcccagtggcgctacagcccatggagggggTCCTGGCCTACTTTAGCTGCACCTCTTCGTTCTGATCTGTGCTTTAAGTCTCCATGCCCGGACTATGACAAgaacccatccatccatcccagtggcgctacagcccatggagggggTCCTGGCCTACTTTAGGTGCACCTCTTCATTCTGATCtgtgctttacgtctccatgtcCGGACTATGACAAgaacccatccatccatcccagtggcgctacagcccatggagggggTCCTGGCCTACTTTAGGTGCACCTCTTCATTCTGATCtgtgctttacgtctccatgtcCGGACTATGACAAGAATACTTACGTCCATTTTTGTTGACCATAGTTGGGAATGAACGTTGATACATGTCATATAGATACAAAGAAGTGTCGTAGAAAGCAAAGCCTTGTTGAAATGATGCTAACACTATTACTGCCATAGAACTACTCATTTGTAGAGGTAAAAAAGATATGCAGGGATGTGAGAGGAATTGAAACTGGTAAATGGCATTTCTTTTCTTGGACGTGTTCCAGTCTGGGTTGTGTCTTATTCTTTTAATTGGTTTTATTTTCCTTCCGACAACTTTTTCATCAGACGGTCTCCATTCTCCGACGCTCACATGTTTTGAGAATCCGTGAGGATGGGACACGATGATAGCGAGATTACTTGCTTCCTTGTACAATgatgattttttataataatgatCAAggcttgattttaaaaaaacagccAAATTTTTGTCCTCGGTATAACATTCAAAAATACTCCAATCTTCATTTGAATCAGAATTATCCAAGCAGGCGCCTTGCAAAGTCCGTATCTTGTCTGATTTTTCTTCGTCGTAGAAAAAATCTACCGTTGTATTCCGAGCCTCTAGGTCACTTGAAACAACATGGAAAGCGGTTTTAATTTGTATTCTCGCCATGCCCTTTTGCTTGTTTAAGACATTGATGACTGTGCCTGTGCCGGTTTGTACTTGGTTTGTCAGTTTAGTTTCTAGACCTAAGTAATCTGTTTTCTTTACAGTAATTCGAACAGTACAATCCGATAGTAATTTAATTATGTCCACAAGTCTTTCATCTCTATTCCTTTTTGGTAGATTCTTCACGCTGAACTGTTTAATAGGTATAAACATCTTGTGTTTATGTCTGCCTGCACATGATTTGGGCCAAGgatttttgtatttcattacaCGCTTAAGTTTTTTATGTAGGTCAATCATTCcctgaaaagaaacaaaaattgtgaTTAACAGGGAGTTTTCAAAAAATGAAAGTCATATAAGGTCAGGGAagttaaaaaccttttttttttctgaaaatgacCTTAATTTGAAGTATATAATAGGCTATATAtacacataatatatataattctagaAATGTTATATGTTACccatttaataaatgtatttgacCAATATTTACAACGTAATCTAAGTAGAACACTATTTACTATAGTTCTTAGTCATAATCATACTGTAATCGATGTAAATAGATAAGCAAGCTTTCATAATATTTAGAGcactttaataataaataagtagAAATGAgctcaaactaaaatatgtattcaacatacatatatataaagggcctacatataggcctacatctagcTCTAACGTGTATTTTATTATGAAAATGTAATTAAGCTTAAACATCTATATCGTACCGAAATTCTTTCTGTTGGTCATGCCAAGTCTCAAGAGATAATTTTATGGCTACCACTAGAATTGTAAAATCTTTACGGAAATTCCCCATTTGTTTTGCGACTTTAACGGTACTTTAACCTCAAAAAGAaatcattgttgttgttgttttttcgtaTCTCCTTGTTTGCAAAATGCTTATCAAAATTTTAGAAGAATTTATACTTGTTCTGTAAcaagggaatccaaaaactattagccaacatcaaaccaaataaagcgtctggacctgatggtattccaggtagatcaaagaactaagcaatgatcTAGCACCAgtgttaaaaatactttttcaggcatctcttaaccagggcagagtaccaaaggactggaaagaagctaatgtcaaaccccccccccccccccattttaaaaaagagaaaaatctgacccaggaaactacagaccagtatcacttaccagcatcacatgtaaaatcctagaacacataatatgtagcaacatcataaaccacttagacaaacataatgtccttactctaTACCAATATggttttaggaaatatagatcatgtgaaacacaactaataggactaattgatgatttttcaaaaggtttagataatagtgaacaaatagatgctatcttattagatttttccaaggcttttgacaaagttcattACCAtcatttgcttaaaaaattaaaaaattttggcATTGAtagtccattgcatcagtggatttaaagattttctgatagggagagaacaaactgtaataataaatggctctaaatcaacacaaataacagtaaactcaggtgtacctcaaggaatagtcataggtccactactatttttaatttacataaatgagtcaccaaattgcattagttcaggaataAAAGTCAGATTgttcgcagacgattgcataatatatagaacaataaaaacaacacaagatacataaattttacaaatagaattagatgaattacagaaatgggaatcaaattggagcatgtctttccacccagaaaaatgtcagttgttaagagtaacaaaaaaaaaactaaaacaaaataattcctcttatcttattcatggtaaaccagtaacacagactaaaaacgcaaaatacctaggtgtgataataaataaaaaaaaaactgtcatggaatccccatattgatgaaactatcaaaaaatcaaacaaagcattagggtttattaaaagaaaactcaagaaaacattaagaaactggaaaagACTAAAAATATAGCAGTaggattcataacaaacgaatattcacatttgactagagaacCACCTTAAGTGAAATCACTTAATTTAgtaagccttcaggacagaagacttaaaagtaaagtagcaatcatacataaaacactgaaccataatcttcaaatacaaaaacaaaatttaataaaatactcagaaagacacaaagattaaggcacattcctcgttccatatgctaggacaaattggtacaaatactccttcttccctagtgctattagggcatggaatgggttgcctgagctagccaggaaaaccagtgacttggcagaatttaggtcattagttaacatgcatgactaaatgcatgacgcgtaggacgtaatcatcttcttttttgaagtaacgtctgtatcatataagttTTAGGCAATAACATTACTATACGACAGCAATGTGAACAattttgttgtgttttaaaGTGCGGAGTTCATTTTCATTTGTGAATCTTAtaaaagtggatgtgttatacAGTAGAATGTGCTTTGGGAGGActtgttatatattttaatcACAGACCAAGAGTCACTCAACACACGTGGAGTGGCTACACATACAAGCCAATACTAATCTACACACACCTAAATAACTATAGCGTGTGACACCACGTCTCGCTTAGTTTGCGTAAACCCGGATCCTACAAATCATAAACTAAACTTTGTTTACATATTATTGTGGAAATCCCAAATATTTTTGTCCAGTGATAGCCAAACTACGTCCCGctggccagatccggcccaaAACGTTGTGCTGTATCCTGCCGCCAAAATATCGGCGCAAAATGAAGAAAATCACCGCTACTGCCCGTGTAGGCCTACCTAAATTTCATTACATTTCTATCATTTCATTTCTAAATTCTGTTCTTTCATTAACAACGTGACTAGTGCAGTGCCATCTAATATTTGTGCGTTAATGAAATGGTTGAGAGGAAGAGATAAAAAGTTGACTGAATGTAATGacaagaaaaaggacgcctattaTGAGCTATCTTAacatgaccaacgcataatttttcgactcagaaccggacacaaagaaatgaaacaacatatgttccggaagctaaacGTCAGGACTAGCGAAAACCTGCCCATGTGGAACATCACCAGAGAATTCTGacaatgtccttcaaagctgcatactagaTCAAGAACTAGACTTTGGCCCCAAAACCCtcatatagaagaaaaactatacatagaactgcctgatctggaaagcactgcgcggttcatctcatatataggattactgatctgaaccctccaacgtgtaaaatgagaacgaagaagaagactgaatgtagaaactttttttttaaaagtggacAGATGTCTTGTGAAAGACAAACGAACGTATTTGGTCTGAAAAGAAAGTATGGCTGTTATTATGGAGCACAACA
Protein-coding regions in this window:
- the LOC129922765 gene encoding uncharacterized protein LOC129922765 isoform X2, which produces MIDLHKKLKRVMKYKNPWPKSCAGRHKHKMFIPIKQFSVKNLPKRNRDERLVDIIKLLSDCTVRITVKKTDYLGLETKLTNQVQTGTGTVINVLNKQKGMARIQIKTAFHVVSSDLEARNTTVDFFYDEEKSDKIRTLQGACLDNSDSNEDWSIFECYTEDKNLAVFLKSSLDHYYKKSSLYKEASNLAIIVSHPHGFSKHVSVGEWRPSDEKVVGRKIKPIKRIRHNPDWNTSKKRNAIYQFQFLSHPCISFLPLQMSSSMAVIVLASFQQGFAFYDTSLYLYDMYQRSFPTMVNKNGQSEAVAIECNVQFPDDTESKCQIWRFNKPVKETKSLLMTEGGIHGTADDIYLELEFPEGSKQIMRDDKDMDYYWDALTCAVKIWMKRR
- the LOC129922765 gene encoding uncharacterized protein LOC129922765 isoform X1 encodes the protein MLGMIDLHKKLKRVMKYKNPWPKSCAGRHKHKMFIPIKQFSVKNLPKRNRDERLVDIIKLLSDCTVRITVKKTDYLGLETKLTNQVQTGTGTVINVLNKQKGMARIQIKTAFHVVSSDLEARNTTVDFFYDEEKSDKIRTLQGACLDNSDSNEDWSIFECYTEDKNLAVFLKSSLDHYYKKSSLYKEASNLAIIVSHPHGFSKHVSVGEWRPSDEKVVGRKIKPIKRIRHNPDWNTSKKRNAIYQFQFLSHPCISFLPLQMSSSMAVIVLASFQQGFAFYDTSLYLYDMYQRSFPTMVNKNGQSEAVAIECNVQFPDDTESKCQIWRFNKPVKETKSLLMTEGGIHGTADDIYLELEFPEGSKQIMRDDKDMDYYWDALTCAVKIWMKRR